The Desulfovibrio inopinatus DSM 10711 genome includes a region encoding these proteins:
- the tsaB gene encoding tRNA (adenosine(37)-N6)-threonylcarbamoyltransferase complex dimerization subunit type 1 TsaB — protein sequence MHPYLVLNGTESRLQITLFDDSGLLCHQEYDVFGRAASILTPALREILGKFDLKLADISGVAVARGPGSFTGLRVVLATACGLCQSLHIPMAGLCSLYLLAHAPGQLLRGRLAVLTHSRRRQVYAQCFSLVGPEENILPAVSLGDPLPLLLDDMPAWISEMRPDCAVGSGVRANMSYFQSTFPDIATLATSFDVPSPDALMSAARCAEYGDTPITPLYLRASDAEDNLDTIAKKIGLDPDEAKQRLEQFTTKDPTHNNS from the coding sequence ATGCACCCCTATCTTGTACTCAACGGAACCGAAAGCCGGCTTCAAATTACTCTTTTTGACGATTCCGGTTTACTTTGCCATCAAGAATATGACGTTTTCGGCAGAGCTGCATCCATCCTGACCCCAGCCCTGAGAGAAATTCTGGGGAAATTCGACCTGAAATTGGCAGACATCTCAGGTGTTGCCGTTGCCCGAGGCCCAGGAAGCTTTACCGGATTACGCGTTGTTCTCGCCACAGCCTGCGGTCTTTGCCAAAGCCTCCATATCCCAATGGCCGGTTTGTGCAGCTTGTATCTTCTGGCTCATGCCCCCGGCCAGCTCTTACGGGGACGATTGGCGGTCTTAACCCATTCCAGACGCCGTCAGGTTTATGCACAATGTTTTTCCCTGGTTGGGCCTGAAGAAAATATACTGCCGGCAGTGAGTCTTGGCGATCCCCTGCCTCTGCTTCTTGATGATATGCCTGCCTGGATATCGGAAATGCGTCCCGACTGTGCTGTCGGAAGCGGTGTTCGAGCGAATATGTCCTATTTCCAAAGCACGTTTCCGGATATTGCCACTCTTGCCACAAGCTTTGACGTCCCGAGTCCGGACGCGCTCATGAGTGCCGCACGTTGTGCAGAATATGGAGATACGCCAATTACGCCGCTCTATCTTCGCGCATCCGATGCTGAAGACAATCTCGATACAATTGCAAAAAAAATCGGTTTGGATCCTGATGAAGCCAAGCAACGTCTTGAGCAATTCACAACGAAAGATCCAACACACAATAATTCCTAA
- a CDS encoding class II SORL domain-containing protein yields the protein MKIGDIYQTADWKTEKHVPVIEAPDTVKADEVFNVTISLGKEIAHPNTTEHHIRQITLYYKPEGGKFAYQAGHFEFSAHGEDASGPNQGPIYTNHSVTCGLKLTTSGTLIASAFCNIHGLWESEKAITVQS from the coding sequence ATGAAAATTGGCGATATCTATCAGACCGCAGATTGGAAGACTGAAAAACACGTTCCTGTCATTGAAGCCCCCGACACGGTCAAAGCCGACGAAGTCTTTAACGTCACGATCTCTCTTGGAAAAGAAATCGCCCACCCGAACACTACGGAACACCACATCCGCCAGATCACGCTTTACTACAAGCCTGAAGGCGGAAAATTCGCGTACCAAGCCGGACATTTTGAGTTTTCAGCTCACGGTGAAGACGCGTCCGGCCCCAACCAAGGCCCCATCTACACGAATCATTCCGTTACATGCGGCCTGAAATTGACAACATCCGGCACCCTTATTGCTTCTGCTTTCTGTAATATTCATGGATTGTGGGAAAGCGAAAAGGCCATTACGGTTCAAAGCTAG
- a CDS encoding phosphatidate cytidylyltransferase gives MTSTIPSRMTSHQRRVVTSLVGLAVLITAFGLGGPFLALIVMAVSLVAQSEFYSLFWSKNEVIRKVIGFIIGGLVIALAPSINVFTLLCTVMGCLWAENLVFLWSTKADCRPGFITSGVLYIAMPLSLLLILSRIEAAFILLLVMASDVGAYYCGMKIGGPKIWPRVSPKKTWSGSIGGLIFSLFIGVAFYAVAGSDSLPLFLLVSCAVNIAAQFGDFYESALKRRQNVKDSGALLPGHGGFLDRIDGLLFALPVYYAITTMFPLFQ, from the coding sequence GTGACCAGTACAATACCTTCGCGCATGACGTCGCATCAACGACGCGTCGTCACATCCCTGGTCGGTCTTGCGGTGCTTATTACCGCGTTTGGCCTCGGGGGACCGTTCCTGGCTCTTATTGTTATGGCTGTTTCACTTGTCGCTCAAAGTGAATTTTACAGCCTTTTTTGGAGCAAAAATGAGGTTATCCGTAAAGTCATTGGCTTTATCATCGGTGGTCTCGTCATTGCCCTGGCTCCTTCAATAAATGTCTTTACGCTCCTATGTACCGTGATGGGATGTCTGTGGGCCGAAAATCTCGTATTTCTATGGAGCACAAAAGCCGACTGTCGTCCTGGGTTCATCACATCCGGCGTTCTCTACATCGCCATGCCTCTTTCCCTACTCTTGATCCTTTCGCGTATTGAAGCTGCTTTTATCCTATTGCTTGTCATGGCATCGGATGTGGGAGCCTACTATTGTGGCATGAAAATCGGCGGTCCTAAAATATGGCCGCGTGTAAGCCCGAAGAAAACATGGTCTGGCAGTATTGGCGGACTAATTTTCTCTCTGTTCATCGGCGTAGCCTTTTATGCCGTAGCTGGTTCGGATTCGCTTCCGTTGTTTCTTCTGGTGTCCTGTGCAGTCAACATTGCGGCACAATTTGGAGATTTTTACGAATCTGCGCTCAAGCGCCGGCAAAATGTCAAAGATTCCGGCGCTCTTCTACCCGGACATGGTGGTTTCCTCGATCGCATTGATGGCCTATTGTTCGCCTTACCCGTCTACTACGCCATCACAACGATGTTCCCGCTCTTCCAGTAA
- the rseP gene encoding RIP metalloprotease RseP has product MLSTLSVILVLGGLIFFHELGHFSVARLFGIGVKTFSLGFGPKLAGFTSGLTEYRLSVIPLGGYVQLVAQDPGEEAPAEFPPETHFILRPAWQRMLVVAAGPIFNFVLAWLIFFVLLLANGKMELLPIVGEVRDNSPALSAGLKSGDRILAIDDTDVSYWRDMSTIIRSSQGPITLTIDREGDVFSKKIEPKVETIKNLFGEEEHVALIGVTSAGKTVTIPQNPGNAIVGALNQTWDIIALTAEGILKLFTRVVPLDSVGGPIMIAQMVSQQANEGLFNVLALMAVISVNLGLLNLLPIPVLDGGHILFYTLETAFRKPVSEKLQRITTHVGLAFLLGLMALAIFNDIQRILL; this is encoded by the coding sequence ATGCTCAGTACGTTGTCGGTCATTCTCGTTCTCGGCGGTTTGATCTTTTTTCATGAACTTGGCCATTTTTCCGTGGCCCGATTGTTTGGGATCGGGGTAAAGACCTTTTCTCTTGGTTTTGGTCCCAAACTGGCTGGATTTACATCTGGCTTGACCGAATACCGCCTTTCAGTCATCCCTCTTGGTGGCTATGTTCAACTTGTTGCCCAGGATCCCGGGGAGGAAGCTCCCGCGGAATTCCCTCCGGAAACCCATTTTATTTTACGCCCGGCTTGGCAGCGTATGCTTGTTGTTGCTGCCGGACCAATTTTTAATTTCGTTCTTGCCTGGTTAATTTTCTTCGTTCTTCTTTTAGCGAATGGCAAAATGGAATTATTGCCGATTGTCGGTGAAGTGCGCGACAATAGTCCTGCTCTGTCTGCAGGGCTCAAGAGCGGCGACCGTATCTTGGCCATTGACGATACCGATGTGTCCTACTGGAGGGATATGTCCACGATCATCCGTTCAAGCCAAGGCCCCATTACGCTAACTATTGATCGTGAAGGCGATGTATTCAGCAAGAAAATCGAGCCCAAAGTTGAAACCATAAAAAACCTCTTTGGGGAAGAAGAACACGTTGCTCTGATAGGTGTGACGTCTGCGGGTAAAACCGTGACGATTCCGCAAAATCCAGGTAATGCCATTGTCGGCGCCTTGAATCAGACATGGGACATTATCGCGTTGACCGCTGAAGGTATCCTCAAACTCTTTACGCGCGTTGTCCCACTCGATTCCGTTGGCGGCCCCATTATGATTGCACAAATGGTAAGCCAGCAGGCAAACGAAGGTCTTTTCAACGTCTTGGCGCTCATGGCTGTTATCAGCGTCAACCTCGGCCTGCTCAACCTGCTGCCTATTCCAGTGCTCGATGGTGGACACATTCTATTTTATACGTTGGAAACGGCGTTCCGCAAACCTGTCAGCGAGAAATTGCAACGCATCACGACCCATGTCGGACTGGCTTTTCTATTGGGGCTCATGGCGTTGGCTATTTTCAACGATATTCAGCGGATTTTACTCTAA
- a CDS encoding polysaccharide biosynthesis/export family protein, producing the protein MVKYKLQHYGLGLCLLGVVLLMAGCSTTSLSSGQERNLDMASFSVDEGIYPDSTSLFTDYRLAPGDLLDVLFQISTWEVKERFVIGVDDVIQVKFIDIPDLNVEQNVKPDGRISLPYLDQIEAAGRTVAELTDELKQKYKRYLRNPEVFVVVPEYSAHIKELKHDLHTAPRGLSRLVTIRPDGYVTFPLIGDVFVANRTIPEVDAQIDEMYDAFLPGLTVNLFLEKSSGAVVYVLGEVNKPGAFSVARPISVMQAVALAEGMSSYAKPSSVIVFRFPTPKPIEENYDKYAKTGGRKIEKTRGVSKVLDDSMDGTRPANTFAPASTDEPQEEVQDKPKIIARRFDLESAMNGDKGASLFFLRPNDIVYVPKTELHQVAEVMNDVKDIMMFRGWGITLGADLIDDPLLDFDDSRWSGRTKSEVRSDYIINSNN; encoded by the coding sequence ATGGTAAAATATAAATTGCAGCATTATGGGCTCGGCTTGTGTCTTTTGGGGGTAGTCCTTTTGATGGCGGGGTGTAGCACGACTTCTCTTTCCTCCGGCCAAGAACGCAACCTCGATATGGCATCATTCTCCGTCGATGAGGGAATATACCCTGACTCAACAAGCCTTTTTACGGATTATCGTTTGGCTCCGGGGGATCTCTTGGACGTGTTGTTCCAAATTAGCACCTGGGAAGTCAAAGAACGGTTTGTCATCGGGGTGGATGACGTTATTCAAGTTAAATTTATTGATATACCAGACTTAAATGTTGAACAAAACGTCAAGCCAGATGGGCGTATTTCATTGCCGTATCTCGATCAGATCGAGGCGGCAGGAAGAACAGTCGCTGAATTGACCGACGAGTTAAAACAAAAATATAAACGATATCTGCGCAATCCCGAAGTGTTTGTTGTCGTTCCTGAATACAGCGCACACATCAAAGAGCTTAAGCATGATTTGCACACGGCTCCTCGCGGTTTGTCGCGGCTTGTGACCATACGCCCTGATGGATATGTCACGTTTCCCCTTATCGGGGATGTGTTTGTTGCCAACAGGACGATTCCGGAAGTCGATGCGCAAATTGATGAAATGTATGACGCCTTTCTCCCGGGACTCACGGTGAATTTGTTTCTCGAAAAAAGTTCGGGAGCCGTGGTGTATGTATTGGGTGAGGTCAATAAACCCGGAGCATTTTCTGTGGCCAGACCTATCTCCGTCATGCAGGCCGTGGCTTTAGCCGAAGGCATGTCGAGTTATGCCAAACCATCGTCGGTTATTGTCTTCAGGTTTCCGACGCCGAAACCGATTGAAGAAAACTATGATAAATATGCCAAAACCGGGGGGCGCAAGATCGAGAAGACTCGCGGTGTCTCCAAAGTACTTGATGACTCCATGGACGGCACGAGACCTGCGAATACGTTTGCTCCTGCCAGCACTGACGAACCTCAAGAGGAAGTTCAGGACAAGCCGAAAATTATTGCCCGGCGATTTGACTTGGAGTCGGCTATGAATGGCGATAAAGGGGCGAGCCTGTTCTTTCTGCGGCCCAACGATATTGTCTATGTCCCCAAAACAGAATTGCATCAAGTGGCGGAAGTCATGAATGATGTGAAGGACATCATGATGTTCCGAGGTTGGGGTATCACTCTTGGTGCCGACTTGATTGATGATCCGCTTCTTGATTTCGACGATTCGCGTTGGAGTGGCAGGACGAAAAGCGAAGTACGTAGCGACTACATCATTAACTCGAATAATTAA
- the dxr gene encoding 1-deoxy-D-xylulose-5-phosphate reductoisomerase, which produces MSLYISSLPSADTLPDFPRNLVILGATGSIGKSTLSVAAEHPEQYHILALAGARNISCLAQQAEQFRPEYLAVLTEEGAKELKSLLPAGYNPHILVGEQAYIELATLPDADVILSSIVGAAGLPPTLAAAKAGKLIALANKESLVLAGDLIRTTCRENNAVLLPVDSEHNALFQSLTGHEENDVTRLILTASGGPFREKDAEFLQTVTPAQALKHPNWSMGAKISIDSATLMNKGLEVIEACHLYGLSVERVHVVVHPQSMVHSLVEYHDTSLLAHLGPADMRVAISYCLGYPKRLPLSLTPIDLTEIGSLTFEKPRLDVFPCLQLAFDAIKSGPSHPVVLNAANEIAVERFLQEDIAFLDIPRCIEKALSHHSGCDVSSLDAIIELDKRTRQEVTKY; this is translated from the coding sequence GTGAGTCTGTATATTTCATCCCTGCCTTCTGCTGACACATTGCCCGATTTCCCTCGCAATCTGGTCATTCTCGGGGCGACAGGTTCCATCGGCAAAAGCACGTTATCCGTTGCAGCCGAACACCCCGAACAATACCACATTCTCGCCTTGGCCGGAGCGCGCAATATTTCCTGTCTTGCTCAACAGGCCGAACAATTCCGTCCAGAATACCTCGCGGTATTAACGGAAGAAGGCGCCAAAGAACTCAAGTCGCTTCTCCCGGCCGGGTATAATCCTCACATTTTGGTCGGAGAGCAGGCATACATCGAACTTGCTACTCTTCCTGATGCCGATGTCATCCTGTCATCCATTGTCGGCGCAGCCGGATTGCCCCCTACGTTAGCCGCGGCCAAGGCTGGTAAACTCATTGCTCTGGCCAATAAAGAATCATTGGTTTTGGCTGGCGATCTCATCCGCACGACATGCCGAGAAAATAATGCTGTCCTTCTTCCTGTGGATTCCGAACATAATGCCTTGTTTCAATCGCTCACGGGCCATGAAGAAAACGATGTGACTCGACTCATCCTCACTGCGTCGGGAGGCCCCTTTCGCGAAAAAGATGCGGAATTTCTCCAAACAGTCACCCCGGCGCAAGCATTGAAACATCCCAACTGGTCTATGGGCGCAAAGATCAGTATCGACTCGGCAACGCTCATGAACAAAGGGCTGGAAGTCATTGAGGCATGTCATCTCTACGGTTTGTCCGTAGAACGTGTTCATGTCGTTGTTCACCCTCAAAGCATGGTCCATTCGTTGGTGGAATACCACGACACATCCCTGCTTGCCCATCTCGGCCCGGCAGATATGCGAGTAGCAATTTCCTACTGCCTGGGATATCCTAAGCGGCTTCCGCTTTCATTGACTCCGATCGATCTGACCGAAATCGGCTCCCTGACGTTCGAAAAACCACGGCTCGACGTGTTTCCATGTCTTCAACTTGCGTTCGACGCCATCAAAAGTGGACCAAGTCACCCGGTTGTGCTGAATGCTGCCAATGAAATTGCAGTCGAACGATTCTTACAGGAGGATATCGCCTTTCTCGATATCCCACGGTGCATCGAAAAAGCACTTTCACATCACAGTGGTTGCGATGTATCCAGTCTTGATGCCATAATTGAACTCGACAAACGCACCCGACAAGAGGTCACGAAATATTGA